One segment of Micromonospora parathelypteridis DNA contains the following:
- the truB gene encoding tRNA pseudouridine(55) synthase TruB produces the protein MSTDGLIVVDKPGGMTSHDVVARIRRLAKTRRVGHGGTLDPMATGVLVIGVGRATRLLTYVIGAGKSYTGTIRLGQATVTDDAEGDVIATTPTGQVTDEAIRSALGALSGEVDQVPSAVSAIKIDGQRAYKRVRDGESVELPARRVTISRLEVLAIRRTEPDVVDVDVDVTCSSGTYIRAIARDAGQALGVGGHLTALRRTAVGGFTLAEAATLDELEQRAPDVVNLPLDAAADRFFPRREATPDEARVLAHGGPLDPAGLTGPYAVFGPEGGLIAIVSERDGRARAEIVLAPA, from the coding sequence GTGAGCACCGATGGTCTGATCGTGGTCGACAAGCCCGGCGGCATGACGTCGCACGACGTGGTGGCGCGGATCCGCCGGCTGGCCAAGACCCGGCGGGTCGGGCACGGCGGCACCCTCGACCCGATGGCCACCGGTGTGCTGGTGATCGGTGTGGGCCGGGCCACCCGCCTGTTGACCTACGTCATCGGCGCGGGCAAGAGCTACACCGGCACCATCCGGCTCGGTCAGGCCACCGTCACCGACGACGCCGAGGGCGACGTGATCGCCACCACGCCGACCGGTCAGGTCACCGACGAGGCGATCCGGTCGGCGCTGGGCGCGCTGAGCGGCGAGGTCGACCAGGTGCCGAGCGCGGTCAGCGCCATCAAGATCGACGGGCAGCGGGCGTACAAGCGGGTCCGCGACGGGGAGAGCGTCGAACTGCCCGCGCGCCGGGTCACCATCTCCCGGTTGGAGGTGCTGGCCATCCGCCGCACCGAGCCGGACGTGGTGGACGTGGACGTCGACGTGACCTGCTCCTCCGGCACGTACATCCGGGCCATCGCCCGGGACGCGGGCCAGGCGCTCGGCGTCGGAGGGCACCTGACGGCGTTGCGGCGGACCGCGGTGGGCGGCTTCACCCTCGCCGAGGCGGCGACCCTCGACGAGTTGGAGCAGCGCGCCCCGGACGTGGTGAACCTGCCGCTGGACGCGGCGGCCGACCGGTTCTTCCCGCGCCGGGAGGCCACGCCCGACGAGGCCCGGGTGCTCGCCCACGGGGGACCGCTGGACCCGGCCGGCCTCACCGGGCCGTACGCCGTCTTCGGACCGGAGGGCGGCCTGATCGCTATCGTCAGCGAGCGGGACGGACGGGCTCGCGCGGAAATCGTGCTCGCCCCGGCCTGA
- a CDS encoding bifunctional riboflavin kinase/FAD synthetase produces MQRWRGYDAAPGGWGRSVVTIGVFDGVHKGHQATIGHAVTRARELGVQSVVVTFDPHPAEVVRPGSHPAVLTEPARKAELIEALGVDVLCVVPFTPEFSRLSAEQFVHDVLVEHLHSALVVVGGNFRFGHRAAGDVALLERLGQTFGFGVEGSPLVAEDGTVFSSTYIRSCVDAGDVGAAAAALGRPHRLEGVVVRGDQRGRELGFPTANLLCHRYAAVPADGVYAARLIRRGQHEPLMAAVSVGTNPTFSGRERRVEAYALDFSGDLYGERLALDFVAHLRGQIRYDSIEPLIAQMNQDVARTRSALA; encoded by the coding sequence ATGCAGCGGTGGCGGGGGTACGACGCGGCGCCCGGTGGGTGGGGGCGCTCGGTCGTCACCATCGGCGTCTTCGACGGCGTGCACAAGGGGCACCAGGCGACCATCGGGCACGCCGTGACCCGAGCCCGGGAGTTGGGCGTGCAGTCGGTGGTGGTCACCTTCGACCCGCACCCGGCTGAGGTGGTTCGCCCCGGTTCGCACCCGGCGGTGCTCACCGAACCGGCCCGCAAGGCGGAGCTGATCGAGGCGCTCGGCGTGGACGTGCTCTGCGTGGTGCCGTTCACCCCGGAGTTCTCCCGGCTGTCGGCCGAGCAGTTCGTGCACGACGTCCTGGTCGAGCACCTGCACAGCGCGCTGGTGGTGGTCGGGGGCAACTTCCGCTTCGGGCACCGGGCGGCCGGCGACGTGGCGCTGTTGGAGCGGCTCGGGCAGACCTTCGGCTTCGGCGTCGAGGGCAGCCCGCTGGTCGCCGAGGACGGCACCGTCTTCTCCTCCACGTACATCCGCTCCTGCGTCGACGCGGGTGACGTCGGCGCGGCCGCCGCCGCGCTGGGCCGCCCACACCGGCTGGAGGGCGTGGTGGTCCGCGGCGACCAGCGGGGACGGGAACTGGGATTCCCCACCGCCAACCTGCTCTGCCACCGGTACGCGGCGGTCCCGGCCGACGGGGTGTACGCGGCCCGGCTGATCCGCCGCGGGCAGCACGAACCGCTGATGGCGGCGGTGTCGGTGGGCACCAACCCGACCTTCTCCGGCCGGGAGCGGCGGGTGGAGGCGTACGCGCTCGACTTCTCCGGAGACCTCTACGGCGAGCGACTGGCCCTGGACTTCGTGGCCCACCTGCGCGGCCAGATCCGGTACGACTCGATCGAGCCGTTGATCGCCCAGATGAACCAGGACGTCGCACGTACCCGGAGCGCTCTGGCCTGA
- the rpsO gene encoding 30S ribosomal protein S15, whose product MALDQEAKASIRAEYATAEGDTGSPEVQVAVLTKRIAELTEHLKVHKHDHHSRRGLLLLVGRRRRLLNYVQKKDIARYRSLIERLGLRR is encoded by the coding sequence ATGGCGCTCGATCAAGAAGCCAAGGCCAGCATCCGCGCGGAGTACGCGACCGCCGAGGGCGACACCGGTTCGCCGGAGGTCCAGGTCGCGGTCCTCACCAAGCGGATCGCCGAGCTGACCGAGCACCTGAAGGTGCACAAGCACGACCACCACAGCCGTCGTGGTCTGCTGCTGCTGGTCGGCCGGCGCCGTCGGCTGCTCAACTACGTCCAGAAGAAGGACATTGCCCGCTACCGGTCGCTCATCGAGCGGCTCGGCCTGCGCCGGTGA
- a CDS encoding polyribonucleotide nucleotidyltransferase: MTETKLGTESRTAVIDNGSFGTREITFSTGRLARQAAGSVIAQLGETVVLSATTAGKHPKEQFDFFPLTVDVEERMYAAGRIPGSFFRREGRPSEDAILTCRLIDRPLRPSFVKGLRNEVQVVETILALDPQHPYDVVAINAASMSTKLSGLPFSGPIGATRVAHIDGQWVAFPTLEELARATFDMVVAGRTLEDGDVAIMMVEAEATPNAVALISAGATAPTEEIVASGLEAAKPAIRELCRAQSELAEVAAKPVTEFPVFLDYQDDVYDAVAELARTEVAEAITIAGKADREEALDRVKARVAEELGARFEGREKELSAAFRSLTKSEVRNRVLREQVRMDGRGPRDIRALTAEVGVLPRVHGSALFERGETQILGVTTLNMLRMEQMVDTLSPENRKRYMHNYNFPPYSTGETGRVGSPKRREIGHGALAERALIPVLPSREEFPYAIRQVSEALGSNGSTSMGSVCASTLGLLSAGVPLKAPVAGIAMGLISDEVDGKTQYVTLTDILGAEDAFGDMDFKVAGTPEFVTALQLDTKLNGIPSDVLAAALQQANEARQVILGVMKAAIEAPAEMSDYAPRVTTVKIPVDKIGMVIGPKGQTINAIQDETGAEISIEDDGTIYVGATNGPSAQAAVDRINGIANPTLPKQGERFLGTVVKTAAFGAFISLLPGRDGLLHISKVGDGKRVERVEDFLNVGDRVEVEIADIDARGKIYLDKVRPEGAEAPAAGEAAGGDRPAGRDRGDRGPRDRGDRERGGDRGARGPERGNGGGEGGNGGGEGGEGGERPRRRTRHS; encoded by the coding sequence ATGACCGAGACCAAACTCGGCACCGAATCCCGTACCGCCGTGATCGACAACGGGTCCTTCGGCACCCGCGAGATCACCTTCTCCACCGGTCGGCTGGCTCGCCAGGCCGCCGGTTCCGTCATCGCCCAGCTGGGCGAGACGGTCGTTCTCTCCGCCACCACCGCCGGTAAGCACCCGAAGGAGCAGTTCGACTTCTTCCCGCTGACCGTCGACGTCGAGGAGCGGATGTACGCCGCGGGCCGCATCCCCGGCTCGTTCTTCCGCCGTGAGGGCCGGCCCAGCGAGGACGCGATCCTCACCTGCCGGCTGATCGACCGGCCGCTGCGCCCGTCGTTCGTCAAGGGCCTGCGCAACGAGGTCCAGGTCGTCGAGACCATCCTCGCGCTCGACCCGCAGCACCCGTACGACGTCGTGGCGATCAACGCCGCCTCGATGTCGACCAAGCTCTCCGGCCTGCCGTTCTCCGGCCCGATCGGTGCGACCCGCGTCGCCCACATCGACGGCCAGTGGGTTGCCTTCCCGACCCTGGAGGAGCTGGCCCGGGCCACCTTCGACATGGTCGTGGCCGGCCGCACGCTCGAGGATGGCGACGTCGCGATCATGATGGTCGAGGCCGAGGCCACCCCGAACGCCGTCGCCCTGATCTCGGCCGGTGCCACCGCACCGACCGAGGAGATCGTGGCCAGCGGCCTGGAGGCCGCCAAGCCGGCGATCCGTGAGCTGTGCCGCGCGCAGAGCGAGCTGGCCGAGGTCGCCGCCAAGCCGGTCACCGAGTTCCCGGTCTTCCTGGACTACCAGGACGACGTGTACGACGCCGTCGCCGAGCTGGCCCGCACCGAGGTGGCCGAGGCGATCACCATCGCCGGCAAGGCCGACCGCGAGGAGGCCCTGGACCGGGTCAAGGCCCGCGTCGCCGAGGAGCTGGGTGCTCGGTTCGAGGGTCGGGAGAAGGAGCTCAGCGCTGCCTTCCGGTCGCTGACCAAGTCCGAGGTGCGCAACCGCGTGCTGCGCGAGCAGGTCCGCATGGACGGGCGTGGCCCGCGTGACATCCGGGCGCTGACCGCCGAGGTCGGCGTGCTGCCCCGGGTGCACGGTTCGGCGCTGTTCGAGCGGGGCGAGACCCAGATCCTGGGCGTCACCACGCTGAACATGCTCCGCATGGAGCAGATGGTGGACACGCTGTCCCCCGAGAACCGCAAGCGCTACATGCACAACTACAACTTCCCGCCGTACTCGACCGGTGAGACCGGCCGGGTCGGCTCGCCGAAGCGTCGCGAGATCGGCCACGGCGCTCTCGCCGAGCGTGCGCTGATCCCGGTGCTGCCGTCGCGCGAGGAGTTCCCGTACGCCATCCGGCAGGTCTCCGAGGCGCTCGGCTCCAACGGCTCCACCTCGATGGGTTCGGTCTGCGCGTCGACGCTGGGCCTGCTCTCCGCGGGTGTCCCGCTGAAGGCGCCGGTCGCCGGCATCGCGATGGGGCTCATCTCCGACGAGGTGGACGGCAAGACCCAGTACGTGACGCTGACCGACATCCTCGGTGCCGAGGACGCGTTCGGTGACATGGACTTCAAGGTCGCCGGCACGCCGGAGTTCGTCACCGCGCTCCAGCTCGACACCAAGCTCAACGGCATCCCGTCGGACGTGCTGGCCGCCGCGCTGCAGCAGGCGAACGAGGCCCGGCAGGTCATCCTCGGGGTCATGAAGGCCGCGATCGAGGCTCCGGCCGAGATGTCGGACTACGCCCCGCGGGTCACCACCGTCAAGATCCCGGTGGACAAGATCGGCATGGTGATCGGCCCGAAGGGTCAGACCATCAACGCGATCCAGGACGAGACCGGCGCCGAGATCTCCATCGAGGACGACGGCACGATCTACGTCGGCGCCACCAACGGCCCGTCGGCCCAGGCGGCCGTCGACCGGATCAACGGGATCGCCAACCCGACCCTGCCCAAGCAGGGTGAGCGCTTCCTCGGCACGGTGGTCAAGACCGCCGCGTTCGGCGCGTTCATCTCCCTGCTGCCGGGCCGCGACGGCCTGCTGCACATCTCCAAGGTGGGCGACGGCAAGCGGGTCGAGCGCGTTGAGGACTTCCTCAACGTCGGCGACCGGGTCGAGGTCGAGATCGCGGACATCGACGCCCGCGGCAAGATCTACCTCGACAAGGTCCGCCCGGAGGGCGCCGAGGCGCCGGCCGCCGGTGAGGCCGCCGGTGGCGACCGGCCGGCTGGTCGGGACCGGGGCGACCGGGGCCCGCGTGACCGCGGTGACCGCGAGCGTGGCGGCGACCGGGGCGCACGTGGCCCGGAGCGCGGCAACGGTGGCGGCGAGGGCGGCAACGGCGGCGGCGAGGGTGGCGAGGGCGGCGAGCGTCCGCGCCGCCGGACCCGGCACAGCTGA
- a CDS encoding M16 family metallopeptidase gives MSRAFSAPFPPDRRGVAASRDTGVGRSGGAARAVTRTLSDDPLGGTVRRTVLPSGLRVLTEAIPAMRSVSFGIWVAVGSRDETGPQAGAAHFLEHLLFKGTHKRTALEISSQIEAVGGETNAFTTKEYTCYYARVLDEDLPLAIDVMCDLVADSLLEPADVETERGVILEEIAMHDDEPGDEVHDLFVQAVYGDHPLGRLISGTADTVTPMTRRQIQSFYRDRYTAPQIVIAAAGNLDHAAVVKLVRQAVRGTPLDSDPATPAPYRAATPAVRTKPATTLVEPKETEQAHVILGCPGIDRLDDRRFALGVLNNVLGGGMSSRLFQEIREQRGLAYSVYSYASQYADSGLFAVYAGCAPGKVDEVLALTRAELARVAADGLTEAEVARGKGMSKGSFVLGLEDTGSRMSRLAKGELLYGDLMPVDELLRRVDEVTVEDVNTLAAELLSRPMSLAVVGPFGEGDFAV, from the coding sequence GTGAGTCGGGCCTTCAGCGCGCCGTTTCCACCGGATCGACGGGGGGTGGCTGCGTCCCGGGACACCGGGGTGGGCCGCTCCGGCGGTGCCGCCCGGGCGGTGACCCGGACGCTCAGCGACGACCCGCTGGGCGGCACGGTACGACGTACCGTGCTGCCCAGCGGCCTGCGCGTCCTCACCGAGGCGATCCCGGCGATGCGCAGCGTCTCGTTCGGCATCTGGGTGGCGGTCGGCTCGCGCGACGAGACCGGCCCGCAGGCCGGTGCCGCGCACTTCCTCGAGCACCTGCTCTTCAAGGGCACCCACAAGCGCACCGCGCTGGAGATCTCCTCGCAGATCGAGGCGGTGGGTGGTGAGACCAACGCCTTCACCACGAAGGAATACACCTGCTACTACGCCCGCGTGCTGGACGAGGACCTGCCGCTGGCGATCGACGTGATGTGCGACCTGGTCGCCGATTCGCTGCTGGAGCCGGCCGACGTCGAGACCGAGCGTGGCGTGATCCTGGAAGAGATCGCCATGCACGACGACGAGCCCGGTGACGAGGTGCACGACCTCTTCGTCCAGGCCGTCTACGGCGACCACCCGCTGGGTCGGTTGATCTCCGGCACCGCGGACACCGTCACGCCGATGACCCGGCGGCAGATCCAGAGCTTCTACCGCGACCGCTACACCGCACCGCAGATCGTCATCGCCGCCGCCGGCAACCTCGATCACGCCGCGGTGGTCAAGCTGGTCCGCCAGGCGGTGCGAGGCACCCCGCTGGACAGCGACCCGGCGACGCCCGCGCCGTACCGCGCGGCAACCCCGGCGGTACGCACCAAGCCGGCGACCACCCTGGTGGAGCCGAAGGAGACCGAGCAGGCGCACGTCATCCTCGGCTGCCCCGGCATCGACCGGCTCGACGATCGGCGCTTCGCCCTCGGGGTGCTCAACAACGTGCTCGGCGGTGGCATGTCCAGCCGCCTGTTCCAGGAGATCCGCGAGCAGCGCGGCCTGGCGTACTCGGTCTACTCCTACGCCAGCCAGTACGCCGACAGCGGCCTGTTCGCCGTCTACGCCGGCTGCGCGCCGGGCAAGGTGGACGAGGTGCTGGCCCTGACCCGCGCCGAGCTGGCCCGGGTGGCCGCCGACGGGTTGACCGAAGCCGAGGTGGCCCGGGGCAAGGGAATGAGCAAGGGCTCGTTCGTGCTCGGCCTGGAGGACACCGGTTCCCGGATGAGCCGGCTGGCCAAGGGTGAGCTGCTCTACGGCGACCTGATGCCGGTGGACGAGCTGCTCCGCCGAGTCGACGAGGTCACCGTCGAGGACGTGAACACCCTCGCCGCCGAACTGCTCAGCCGGCCGATGTCGCTGGCCGTGGTCGGCCCGTTCGGCGAGGGCGACTTCGCCGTCTGA
- the dapB gene encoding 4-hydroxy-tetrahydrodipicolinate reductase, translated as MTDEQEKTPAGPLRVGVLGARGRMGIEVCKAVEAADGVELVAAMDQGDDRSAASNAQVVVDFTTPDVVMDNLRWCIDRGISAVVGTTGFSEQRLEQVREWLARKPEVGVVIAPNFGIGAVLMMQFAARAARHFESVEIIEQHHPAKLDAPSGTATHTARQIARARAEAGLGPVPDATKDEVPGARGAEIDGVRVHAVRATGLVAHQEVLFGATGETLTIRHDSYDRASFMPGVLLAVRAVRSRPGLTVGLDALLD; from the coding sequence GTGACTGACGAGCAGGAGAAGACCCCGGCCGGGCCGTTGCGGGTCGGTGTGCTGGGTGCCCGGGGCCGGATGGGCATCGAGGTCTGCAAGGCGGTCGAAGCCGCCGACGGCGTCGAGCTGGTCGCCGCGATGGACCAGGGTGACGACCGCTCCGCCGCCTCCAACGCCCAGGTGGTCGTCGACTTCACCACCCCGGACGTGGTCATGGACAACCTGCGCTGGTGCATCGACCGGGGCATCAGCGCCGTTGTCGGCACGACGGGCTTCAGCGAGCAGCGGCTGGAGCAGGTGCGCGAGTGGCTGGCCCGCAAGCCCGAGGTGGGCGTGGTGATCGCCCCGAACTTCGGCATCGGCGCGGTACTGATGATGCAGTTCGCCGCGCGGGCCGCCCGGCACTTCGAGTCCGTCGAGATCATCGAGCAGCACCACCCGGCCAAGCTGGACGCGCCGAGCGGCACCGCCACGCACACCGCGCGGCAGATCGCCCGGGCCCGCGCCGAGGCCGGCCTCGGCCCGGTGCCGGACGCCACCAAGGACGAGGTGCCGGGCGCGCGCGGCGCCGAGATCGACGGGGTACGCGTCCACGCGGTGCGTGCCACCGGGCTCGTCGCCCACCAGGAGGTGCTCTTCGGCGCCACCGGAGAAACCCTGACCATCCGCCACGACTCGTACGACCGGGCGTCGTTCATGCCGGGCGTCCTGCTGGCCGTCCGCGCGGTGCGCAGCCGCCCCGGCCTCACCGTCGGCCTGGACGCGCTGCTCGACTGA
- a CDS encoding GNAT family N-acetyltransferase: MIDSGHLDRAGRLVTLRPVDDDNWRAVADVAPHDDQRRFVAALGARYLLLSTRSEVWTSLAVYADETVVGHVMWGADDDGSHWIGGMLIDAAEQNRGVGRATVQTLATWLGAKDGEPPVRLSYHPDNTPAASLYTSLGFRPTGAMDDEEVIAEQAP; encoded by the coding sequence ATGATCGATAGTGGACACCTGGACCGGGCCGGGCGACTCGTCACCCTGCGCCCGGTGGATGACGACAACTGGCGGGCGGTGGCCGACGTTGCTCCGCACGACGACCAGCGCCGGTTCGTGGCCGCCCTGGGCGCCCGCTACCTGCTGCTCAGCACCCGTTCCGAGGTGTGGACGTCGCTAGCCGTGTACGCGGACGAGACCGTCGTCGGCCACGTCATGTGGGGTGCGGACGACGACGGCTCGCACTGGATCGGCGGAATGCTGATCGACGCCGCCGAGCAGAACCGCGGCGTAGGCAGAGCGACAGTGCAGACCCTGGCCACCTGGCTGGGTGCCAAGGACGGCGAACCCCCGGTCCGCCTCTCCTACCACCCGGACAACACCCCGGCCGCCTCCCTCTACACGTCCCTGGGCTTCCGTCCAACGGGCGCGATGGACGACGAGGAAGTAATAGCCGAGCAAGCCCCCTAA
- a CDS encoding amylo-alpha-1,6-glucosidase encodes MIERQLQPLLHELVGAVFAPTSALGDATGQIRPTGVQGVFHADARVLSRAELRVDDRELESLTHGDDDPHGARFVSLARWLGDPVPDPTVRVDRLRRATRNGLTEELRIVSTATVDVRATVTIDLGCDLAPIEVVKSGGAANALEAKTGQPGVLTWSAEGITVTVTAPDADVLATDERATAPRLAWPIELPPGGETVLRWQLTVEDPRAVVVGPTGEPEWSRPEVTADDRRLVRLLDRSLSDLRGLRLAETGTPEDVFLGAGVPWFLTLFGRDSLWAARMMLPLGTDLAAGTLRVLARRQGTRIDPATGEAPGKILHELRRHELALPEHGLRLPPAYYGTVDATMLWVNLLHDAWRWGLPADQIEPLLPYLEASLRWLGEHADPDGDGLVEYIDTTGHGLSNQGWKDSGDAVRFHDGTLATAPIVLAEVQGYAHEAAVNGAALLDAFGRPGADRWREHAAALARRFRDSFWVDGRYGPQPALALDRDKRPVDSLTSNIGHLLGTGLLSGEEEDQVAKLLATDTLAGGFGLRTMSTEDAGFSPLSYHCGSIWTHDTAIVLAGLARAGHREAALGLAEGLLSAAEAFDYRMPELYGGDDRSLVNRPVPYPASCRPQAWAATGAVLLLQAATGLYPDVPGGTVRLAPLAGAELGALTVNGLRVANTPVNVAVDRTGHATVTGLPTSLTPTLPTQRRPTTPLPH; translated from the coding sequence GTGATCGAACGCCAGCTGCAACCCCTCCTGCACGAGTTGGTGGGAGCGGTCTTCGCCCCCACCAGCGCGCTGGGGGACGCGACCGGGCAGATCCGTCCGACCGGCGTCCAGGGCGTCTTCCACGCCGACGCCCGCGTGCTCTCCCGGGCCGAGCTGCGGGTCGACGACCGGGAGTTGGAGAGTCTGACCCACGGTGACGACGACCCGCACGGGGCTCGCTTCGTGAGCCTGGCGCGCTGGCTCGGCGACCCCGTGCCCGACCCCACCGTCCGCGTCGACCGGCTCCGCCGGGCCACCCGCAACGGCCTCACCGAGGAGCTGCGGATCGTCTCCACCGCCACCGTCGACGTACGGGCCACCGTCACCATCGACCTCGGCTGCGACCTGGCACCCATCGAGGTCGTCAAGTCCGGTGGCGCCGCCAACGCGCTGGAGGCCAAGACCGGCCAGCCAGGAGTGCTCACCTGGTCGGCGGAAGGAATCACCGTCACCGTCACCGCCCCGGACGCCGACGTGCTCGCCACCGATGAGCGGGCCACCGCACCCCGGCTGGCCTGGCCGATCGAGCTGCCCCCCGGTGGCGAGACGGTGCTGCGCTGGCAGCTGACCGTCGAGGACCCACGCGCCGTCGTCGTCGGCCCAACCGGCGAACCGGAGTGGTCACGACCCGAGGTGACCGCAGACGACCGACGCCTGGTCCGGCTGCTCGACCGCAGCCTGAGCGACCTGCGCGGCCTGCGACTGGCCGAGACCGGCACCCCGGAGGACGTGTTCCTCGGTGCCGGAGTGCCCTGGTTCCTCACGCTGTTCGGTCGGGACAGCCTCTGGGCCGCCCGGATGATGCTGCCGCTCGGCACCGACCTGGCCGCCGGCACCCTGCGGGTGCTCGCCCGGCGGCAGGGCACCCGGATCGACCCCGCCACCGGCGAAGCCCCGGGCAAGATCCTGCACGAGCTGCGCCGCCACGAGCTGGCGCTGCCCGAGCACGGGCTGCGCCTACCACCGGCCTACTACGGCACCGTCGACGCCACCATGCTCTGGGTCAACCTGCTACACGACGCATGGCGCTGGGGCCTGCCTGCCGACCAGATCGAACCGCTGCTGCCATACCTGGAGGCGTCCCTGCGTTGGCTCGGCGAACACGCCGACCCGGACGGCGACGGCCTGGTCGAGTACATCGACACCACCGGGCACGGCCTGTCCAACCAGGGCTGGAAGGACTCCGGCGACGCCGTCCGATTCCACGACGGCACCCTGGCCACCGCGCCGATCGTGCTGGCCGAGGTGCAGGGGTACGCGCACGAGGCGGCGGTGAACGGCGCCGCCCTGCTGGACGCCTTCGGTCGACCGGGCGCTGACCGCTGGCGCGAGCACGCCGCCGCGCTGGCCCGCCGGTTCCGGGACAGCTTCTGGGTCGACGGCCGGTACGGTCCGCAACCCGCGCTCGCCCTCGACCGGGACAAGCGGCCCGTCGACTCGCTGACCAGCAACATCGGTCACCTGCTCGGCACCGGCCTGCTCAGCGGCGAGGAGGAGGACCAGGTCGCCAAGCTGCTCGCCACCGACACCCTCGCCGGAGGCTTCGGGCTGCGGACCATGTCCACCGAAGACGCCGGCTTCAGCCCACTGTCGTACCACTGCGGTTCGATCTGGACGCACGACACCGCGATCGTGCTCGCCGGGCTGGCCCGCGCCGGGCACCGGGAGGCCGCGCTCGGCCTGGCCGAAGGGCTGCTCAGCGCGGCCGAGGCCTTCGACTACCGGATGCCCGAGCTGTACGGCGGCGACGACCGGTCACTGGTGAACCGCCCGGTGCCGTACCCGGCTTCGTGCCGGCCTCAGGCATGGGCCGCGACAGGCGCCGTGCTCCTGCTCCAGGCGGCGACCGGCCTCTACCCGGACGTGCCGGGCGGGACGGTCCGGCTGGCCCCACTGGCCGGCGCCGAACTGGGCGCCCTCACCGTCAACGGCCTCCGCGTGGCCAACACCCCGGTCAACGTGGCGGTAGACCGCACCGGCCACGCCACGGTAACCGGCCTGCCCACCTCACTAACCCCAACCCTCCCCACCCAACGCCGCCCCACAACCCCCCTCCCCCATTAA
- a CDS encoding LacI family DNA-binding transcriptional regulator: MAEKVTIATVARHARVSRQTVSNVLNAPHIVRQETRLRVEDAINALGYRANQAARQMRTGRSRLIAARIEPTRDGINGSVLDRFLHGLTETADAAGYRVLLYTATDDEREISTYDDLLGTYELDAFVLVGTKYGDPRTAWLAERDVPFVTFGRPWDALDAHPWVDVDGAAGTAGATRHLLAAGHRRIAFIGWPAGSGVGDDRRAGWRDALHEVGVDPTGLHRETEDGIAEGERLMRDLLAAVAPTAVVCASDSLALGALQAIRGTDPPVSVIGFDDTPVAAAVGLASVSQPLGEAAARCVDLLTGVLDGNHETPTHVLLQPSLALRHTA, from the coding sequence GTGGCTGAAAAGGTGACCATCGCGACGGTGGCCCGGCATGCCCGAGTCAGCCGGCAGACGGTGTCCAACGTCCTCAACGCCCCGCACATCGTGCGGCAGGAGACCCGACTGCGGGTCGAGGACGCGATCAACGCACTCGGCTACCGGGCCAACCAGGCCGCCCGGCAGATGCGCACCGGCCGGTCCCGACTCATCGCCGCCCGGATCGAACCCACCCGCGACGGCATCAACGGCTCGGTGCTCGACCGCTTCCTGCACGGTCTCACCGAGACCGCCGACGCCGCCGGCTACCGGGTGCTGCTCTACACCGCCACCGACGACGAGCGGGAGATCTCGACCTACGACGACCTGCTCGGCACGTACGAGCTGGATGCGTTCGTGCTCGTCGGGACGAAGTACGGCGACCCGCGTACCGCCTGGCTCGCCGAGCGGGACGTGCCGTTCGTGACCTTCGGCCGTCCGTGGGACGCCCTCGACGCGCACCCCTGGGTGGACGTGGACGGCGCCGCCGGCACTGCCGGAGCCACCCGGCACCTGCTGGCCGCCGGGCACCGACGGATCGCGTTCATCGGCTGGCCGGCCGGTTCCGGTGTCGGTGACGACCGGCGCGCCGGCTGGCGCGACGCGCTGCACGAGGTCGGCGTCGACCCGACCGGGCTGCACCGGGAGACCGAGGACGGCATCGCCGAGGGCGAACGGTTGATGCGTGACCTGCTCGCCGCCGTGGCGCCGACCGCCGTGGTCTGCGCCAGCGACTCGCTCGCCCTCGGCGCTCTCCAGGCGATCCGCGGCACCGACCCGCCCGTGTCGGTGATCGGCTTCGACGACACGCCGGTGGCCGCGGCGGTCGGGCTGGCCAGCGTCAGCCAACCGCTCGGCGAGGCCGCCGCCCGCTGCGTGGACCTGCTCACCGGGGTCCTCGACGGCAACCACGAGACCCCCACCCACGTGCTGCTCCAGCCCTCGCTGGCGTTGCGGCACACCGCGTAG